The Thermococcus sp. genome includes a window with the following:
- the wecB gene encoding non-hydrolyzing UDP-N-acetylglucosamine 2-epimerase — protein sequence MRPAFVFGTRPEIIKLAPVIRAFEERGVRPLLIHTGQHYDYEMSRVFLEELELDGIDYHLEVGSGTQAEQTGTAMIKIEKVLVNEKPDVVLVQGDTNTVLAGALAAVKLRIPVAHVEAGLRSFDRTMPEEINRILADHASEVLFAPTEEARRNLEREGITEGVYVVGNTIVDAVLQNSEIAERKSDVLERFGLKPKEYILITAHRAENTDSMENLTKLIEILEALPMRAIYPMHPRTRNRLKEFGLWERAGSIKNLIITQPLGYLDFLKLEKNAFVVMTDSGGIQEESIILGVPCLTLRYNTERPETVKAGGNVLVGLEKNRAIHYLQKLIEEREFYRRMAGAPNPFGDGKAGERIVEILLKLHDRGELRVRSSRFI from the coding sequence TTGAGGCCGGCTTTCGTCTTTGGAACGAGGCCGGAGATAATAAAGCTGGCACCGGTCATACGGGCGTTCGAGGAAAGGGGTGTCAGGCCACTTCTCATCCACACGGGACAGCACTACGACTACGAGATGAGCAGGGTTTTCCTGGAGGAGCTTGAGCTCGATGGAATCGACTATCACCTTGAGGTCGGCTCAGGCACACAGGCGGAGCAGACCGGGACGGCCATGATAAAGATTGAAAAGGTTCTGGTGAACGAAAAACCCGATGTGGTGCTCGTCCAGGGCGACACCAATACTGTTTTGGCAGGTGCTCTGGCAGCCGTCAAACTGAGGATACCCGTGGCCCACGTTGAGGCAGGATTAAGGAGCTTTGACAGGACAATGCCCGAAGAGATAAACAGAATCCTGGCAGACCATGCAAGCGAGGTGCTCTTTGCCCCAACGGAGGAGGCGAGGAGGAACCTTGAGAGGGAGGGAATAACCGAGGGTGTTTACGTCGTAGGCAACACGATAGTTGATGCCGTTCTTCAGAACTCGGAGATAGCGGAAAGAAAGAGCGACGTCCTTGAGAGGTTCGGCCTTAAACCAAAGGAGTACATCCTGATAACCGCCCACAGGGCCGAGAACACGGACAGCATGGAAAACCTCACAAAGCTCATTGAAATACTTGAGGCCCTCCCAATGAGGGCAATCTACCCCATGCACCCGCGCACGAGGAACAGGCTGAAGGAGTTCGGCCTCTGGGAGAGGGCAGGCTCGATCAAGAACCTGATCATAACGCAGCCCCTCGGCTACCTCGACTTCCTCAAGCTGGAGAAGAACGCCTTCGTGGTAATGACGGACTCCGGTGGAATACAGGAGGAGAGCATAATCCTCGGCGTCCCCTGTCTCACTCTCCGCTACAACACGGAGAGACCGGAAACTGTGAAGGCCGGCGGTAACGTCCTCGTTGGCCTGGAGAAGAATAGGGCTATCCACTACCTCCAGAAACTCATTGAGGAAAGGGAGTTCTACAGAAGAATGGCCGGGGCACCGAATCCCTTCGGCGACGGGAAGGCCGGGGAGAGGATAGTGGAAATATTGCTGAAACTCCACGATAGGGGAGAGCTGAGGGTCAGGAGTTCAAGGTTCATCTGA
- a CDS encoding UDP-N-acetyl-D-mannosamine dehydrogenase codes for MLEKIESRKAEIAVIGLGYIGLPTAIMFANAGFHVTGYEIRKDVVEKINSGRAHIVEPEIDNLLKKAIDNGALRATSDPEDIRNKDVYIICVQTPLKEDKTPNLEYLQNAVETVAKAMKKGSLIIIESTVPPLTTVRMAEVVEKISGLRPGEGFYMVHAPERVMPGRIFKELVYNSRIFGGITPESAELAERLYRSFVKGQTFKTSSTVSEVVKLMENTFRDVNIALANEFALLAHQYGIDVFEAIELANTHPRVRIHVPGIGVGGHCLPKDPHLLVWPAERDFGLIRLAREINDSMPLLTRELLLSALEEANIPPDRAVVAVLGLAYKGNSDDTRNSPAFAFIESIRDNVAEIRTYDPFVGGTHENLEDAIRGADAVVIATDHTAFKSLDWERLGRLMRTRILVDGRHIVDEPPRGFIFRGVGRGEY; via the coding sequence ATGCTGGAGAAAATAGAAAGCAGGAAAGCAGAGATAGCGGTGATCGGCCTGGGATACATCGGTCTTCCGACGGCCATAATGTTCGCCAATGCAGGTTTCCACGTTACGGGCTATGAAATACGGAAAGATGTCGTTGAGAAGATAAACTCGGGAAGGGCCCACATAGTTGAGCCCGAGATAGATAATCTCCTCAAAAAGGCAATTGATAACGGAGCCCTTCGCGCAACTTCCGACCCGGAAGACATCAGAAACAAGGACGTTTACATAATATGCGTCCAGACCCCCCTCAAGGAGGATAAAACCCCGAATCTGGAGTACCTCCAGAATGCCGTTGAGACCGTTGCGAAGGCCATGAAAAAGGGGTCGCTCATAATAATTGAGAGCACTGTTCCACCGCTCACAACGGTCAGGATGGCCGAGGTGGTTGAAAAAATAAGCGGACTCCGGCCGGGTGAGGGCTTTTATATGGTTCATGCGCCCGAGAGGGTAATGCCCGGCAGGATATTCAAAGAGCTGGTTTACAACTCACGGATTTTTGGAGGGATAACCCCCGAAAGCGCCGAACTGGCCGAGAGACTGTATCGGTCATTTGTCAAAGGACAGACGTTCAAAACGAGCTCAACCGTCAGCGAAGTTGTCAAGCTCATGGAGAACACCTTCCGTGACGTTAACATAGCCCTCGCCAATGAGTTCGCCCTCCTCGCTCACCAGTATGGGATAGACGTTTTCGAGGCCATAGAGCTGGCCAACACCCATCCGAGGGTCAGGATCCATGTGCCGGGCATAGGGGTTGGTGGACATTGCCTTCCGAAGGATCCGCATCTCCTCGTCTGGCCTGCCGAGAGGGACTTTGGGCTGATTAGACTGGCAAGGGAGATAAACGACTCGATGCCCCTGCTCACGAGGGAACTCCTGCTCAGCGCCCTTGAAGAGGCCAACATCCCCCCGGATAGAGCCGTTGTTGCGGTTCTCGGCCTGGCCTACAAGGGCAACAGCGACGACACGCGAAACTCGCCGGCCTTCGCCTTCATCGAGAGTATAAGGGACAACGTCGCCGAGATAAGAACCTACGACCCCTTCGTGGGAGGAACCCACGAGAACCTTGAGGACGCTATCAGAGGAGCGGACGCAGTCGTTATAGCCACGGACCACACCGCTTTCAAGTCCCTAGACTGGGAGAGGTTAGGCCGGCTGATGAGAACCCGGATTCTAGTGGACGGAAGGCATATCGTCGATGAGCCGCCGCGGGGCTTCATATTCAGGGGTGTCGGGAGGGGAGAGTATTGA
- a CDS encoding DUF354 domain-containing protein: MRVWIDITNAPHVHFFKGIIKELEKAGHEVLVTTREFDGLTGILDMFGIDYYVVGKHGGATLEGKLLASTERMYKLSKLIIEEKPDLALYKHSAEAPRVAFGLQIPSVGFVDNETAVAQNKLILPYTTLLLYPTAIDAYELLRCGADPNGMRPVKGFSELAHLYGFLPSRTVLRELGIKPREYIVMRTEPIKANYFNGPPKSVLEDVIPLLPEIPIVLFPRTEEQRKHFERFENVIMPERPVDSLSLLYYARLMIGAGGTMNREAIALGTPTISTYPGRLLAVTKWLVEKGLKFHSTDPVKVARMAERMMDMNGSYRAYIRSVVSGFENPMDVILREIETYEEFGTFMTMKMEESSDPGNARGYVSLNNGRHKEEQH, from the coding sequence ATGAGGGTATGGATTGACATCACGAACGCTCCTCACGTTCACTTTTTCAAGGGTATAATAAAGGAGCTTGAAAAGGCCGGTCACGAGGTTCTCGTCACTACGCGGGAGTTCGATGGGTTAACCGGTATTCTGGACATGTTTGGAATTGACTACTACGTGGTCGGGAAGCACGGCGGTGCAACGCTTGAGGGAAAGCTCCTGGCGAGCACCGAGAGGATGTACAAGCTCTCCAAGCTCATCATTGAAGAAAAGCCGGATCTAGCCCTTTACAAGCACTCCGCCGAGGCACCAAGGGTCGCCTTCGGTCTTCAGATACCCTCCGTCGGTTTCGTTGATAACGAAACGGCCGTTGCACAGAACAAGCTGATCCTTCCCTACACCACGCTCCTCCTGTATCCGACGGCTATAGACGCATACGAGCTCCTCAGATGTGGTGCCGATCCCAACGGCATGCGCCCGGTTAAGGGCTTCTCCGAGCTTGCACACCTCTACGGCTTCCTTCCCAGCAGAACTGTCCTGAGAGAACTCGGGATAAAGCCCCGGGAGTACATAGTCATGCGCACCGAACCGATAAAGGCCAACTACTTCAACGGGCCGCCAAAGAGCGTGCTTGAGGACGTTATCCCTCTTCTCCCTGAGATCCCCATAGTTCTCTTCCCCCGTACGGAGGAGCAGAGAAAACACTTCGAACGCTTCGAGAACGTGATAATGCCTGAAAGACCCGTTGACAGCCTCAGCCTGCTCTACTATGCCAGGCTCATGATAGGCGCCGGGGGGACGATGAACAGGGAGGCCATAGCCCTCGGAACCCCGACGATTTCAACCTATCCCGGAAGGCTGCTGGCCGTTACAAAGTGGCTCGTGGAGAAGGGCCTGAAGTTCCACTCGACCGATCCGGTGAAGGTCGCCAGGATGGCGGAGCGCATGATGGATATGAACGGAAGCTACCGCGCCTACATAAGAAGCGTCGTAAGCGGCTTTGAGAACCCCATGGACGTCATCCTCCGGGAGATAGAGACCTACGAGGAGTTCGGAACCTTCATGACAATGAAAATGGAGGAATCATCCGACCCCGGCAACGCGCGGGGTTACGTAAGCCTCAACAACGGCCGCCACAAGGAGGAGCAGCACTGA
- a CDS encoding stage II sporulation protein M, with protein MPRLNVEVPRKTFGYLLLVFLAASFVGYIFAAGNPGAAFDAVKKLAEQIGPLSDSSFENFLKIFTNNSMVALFMLLSGLFFGLGPWLIMAFNGFMVGLVVRAVQESGELSFPQIILGLVPHGIIEIPAIALAGVSGIVWYREIIKGEGETGERFKRGAVKALKLFALSVLLLLVAAVVEAYVTPRVAGVG; from the coding sequence ATGCCCAGGCTCAACGTGGAGGTTCCCAGAAAGACTTTTGGCTACCTGCTCCTCGTATTTCTCGCGGCTTCCTTCGTCGGATACATCTTCGCCGCTGGAAATCCCGGAGCGGCCTTTGATGCCGTCAAAAAGCTGGCCGAACAGATAGGCCCCCTCTCGGATTCCAGCTTTGAGAACTTCCTCAAGATATTCACCAACAACTCGATGGTGGCACTCTTCATGCTCCTCTCGGGCCTTTTCTTTGGTCTGGGGCCATGGCTGATAATGGCGTTCAACGGTTTCATGGTCGGTCTCGTTGTTAGGGCCGTTCAGGAGAGCGGGGAGCTTTCATTCCCCCAGATAATCCTGGGTCTGGTACCCCACGGAATCATTGAAATACCAGCGATAGCGCTCGCGGGGGTCTCGGGCATAGTCTGGTACCGTGAGATAATAAAGGGCGAGGGAGAGACGGGGGAGCGGTTCAAAAGGGGGGCAGTAAAGGCGTTAAAGCTCTTCGCACTTTCAGTGCTGCTCCTCCTTGTGGCGGCCGTTGTTGAGGCTTACGTAACCCCGCGCGTTGCCGGGGTCGGATGA
- a CDS encoding lipoate protein ligase C-terminal domain-containing protein → MKHHVGEHKARKGLIRIEFDEREGIAEHVKITGDFFMHPEEAVQELEKKLEGHKLEELEQIIDEFFAVRMDIEMPYINVEDFKIALKNALKE, encoded by the coding sequence ATGAAGCACCACGTTGGAGAGCACAAGGCCAGAAAGGGTCTGATAAGAATAGAGTTCGACGAGAGGGAGGGTATAGCCGAGCACGTCAAGATCACCGGAGACTTCTTTATGCATCCCGAGGAGGCCGTCCAGGAGCTTGAAAAGAAACTTGAGGGGCACAAACTCGAAGAACTGGAGCAGATTATAGACGAGTTCTTCGCTGTGAGGATGGACATAGAGATGCCCTACATCAACGTTGAGGACTTCAAGATAGCCCTCAAGAACGCCCTCAAAGAGTGA
- a CDS encoding arginine--tRNA ligase → MGYAQVKEKIKLILQETLKEMLDEAGKEWEGEITFDDTPSIELGDFATTVSFQLARVFRRAPKLIAEDIVERLKEKLPEEISEVKAVNGYINFYLNYNVFGRNLVREILEEGNAYGEGNVGAGKKVIVEHTSVNPTKPLHMGHARNAVLGDTMARIMRKLGYTVEVQNYIDDLGVQFAQVLWGYLHLKDEFERLEAELREKGLKEDFIDHVMGLLYVEVNKRIEENPEVEGEVRELMKKLEEGNNEIAEIGRKLAERVVKAQMLTTYRMGIAYDLLSWESDIMRSGIFDEAYELIEANENFFWATEGKYKGAFVMDLRRLFPDMKNPFLVLKRSDGTATYTGKDIAYHLWKFGKVSADMLYKSWDRRGNHETWTTAPDGKEMPGKFGRADIVINVIGAEQKHPQMAIKYALQLLGFEESAENFHHLAYEHVVRPEGKFSGRKGTWVGFTVDEVLSEAVQRARELVEEKNPRLGEEEKERIAEAVGVGAVRFNLVKYSPDKIITFRWEDVLNFEGESAPYVQYAHARCASILRKAGERGIETAPEALLERADFSRLTYREKELVKLLAKFPEIVEQAGRDVKPHLIPWYANELASLFNKFYMDHPVLKAEEGIVEERLLLVLAVKQVLRNALELLGIEAPDRM, encoded by the coding sequence ATGGGATACGCTCAGGTTAAGGAGAAGATCAAGCTCATCCTCCAGGAAACTCTGAAAGAAATGCTGGACGAGGCTGGAAAAGAGTGGGAAGGTGAGATAACGTTCGACGACACTCCAAGCATCGAGCTTGGGGACTTCGCAACAACGGTTTCTTTCCAGCTGGCGAGGGTTTTCAGGAGGGCACCGAAGCTCATCGCCGAAGACATCGTTGAAAGGCTCAAGGAGAAACTCCCGGAGGAAATCTCCGAAGTCAAGGCCGTGAACGGCTACATAAACTTCTATCTGAACTACAATGTCTTCGGCAGGAACCTCGTTCGCGAGATACTTGAGGAAGGGAACGCCTACGGGGAGGGTAATGTTGGGGCAGGAAAGAAGGTCATCGTTGAACACACCTCGGTGAACCCAACAAAGCCCCTCCACATGGGACACGCCAGGAACGCGGTACTCGGCGACACGATGGCGAGGATAATGAGGAAGCTCGGCTATACCGTCGAGGTTCAAAACTACATAGATGACCTCGGCGTCCAGTTTGCCCAGGTTCTCTGGGGCTATCTCCATCTAAAAGACGAGTTTGAGAGGCTTGAGGCGGAGCTGAGAGAGAAGGGGCTGAAGGAGGACTTCATAGACCATGTTATGGGCCTGCTATACGTCGAGGTCAACAAGCGCATAGAGGAGAACCCGGAGGTTGAGGGGGAAGTCCGCGAGCTGATGAAGAAGCTGGAAGAGGGGAACAACGAGATAGCGGAAATCGGGAGGAAGCTGGCCGAGAGGGTGGTTAAGGCCCAGATGCTGACAACCTACCGCATGGGCATAGCCTATGATCTGCTCAGCTGGGAGAGCGACATAATGCGGAGCGGCATATTTGACGAGGCCTACGAACTCATCGAGGCCAACGAGAACTTCTTCTGGGCCACGGAGGGCAAGTACAAAGGGGCCTTTGTGATGGACCTCAGGAGGCTCTTCCCGGACATGAAGAACCCCTTCCTCGTCCTCAAGAGGAGCGACGGAACTGCCACATATACTGGCAAGGACATAGCATATCACCTCTGGAAGTTCGGAAAGGTAAGTGCCGACATGCTCTACAAGTCGTGGGACAGGCGCGGCAACCACGAGACCTGGACGACCGCCCCCGACGGGAAGGAAATGCCCGGAAAGTTTGGAAGGGCCGATATAGTCATAAACGTCATCGGTGCCGAGCAGAAGCACCCCCAGATGGCTATAAAGTACGCCCTCCAGCTCCTTGGCTTTGAGGAGAGTGCGGAGAACTTTCACCACCTCGCTTACGAGCACGTAGTGAGGCCCGAGGGCAAGTTCTCGGGCAGGAAGGGAACCTGGGTCGGCTTCACGGTTGATGAGGTTCTCAGTGAGGCCGTCCAGAGGGCGAGGGAGCTGGTGGAGGAGAAGAACCCCCGCTTAGGCGAGGAGGAGAAGGAGAGAATAGCAGAGGCCGTTGGCGTTGGAGCGGTTCGCTTTAACCTCGTCAAGTACAGCCCGGACAAGATAATAACCTTCCGGTGGGAGGATGTCCTCAACTTTGAGGGGGAGAGCGCTCCGTACGTCCAGTACGCCCACGCGCGCTGTGCCTCAATCCTCAGGAAGGCCGGCGAGAGGGGCATAGAGACAGCCCCGGAGGCGCTCCTTGAGAGGGCGGACTTTTCACGGCTCACCTACAGGGAAAAAGAACTGGTGAAGCTCCTCGCAAAGTTCCCGGAGATTGTGGAGCAGGCCGGCAGGGACGTCAAGCCCCATCTGATTCCATGGTACGCCAACGAGCTCGCTTCGCTTTTCAACAAGTTCTACATGGACCATCCGGTGCTCAAGGCTGAAGAGGGCATAGTGGAGGAGAGGCTGCTACTCGTGCTTGCGGTAAAGCAGGTTCTCAGGAATGCTCTCGAACTGCTCGGTATAGAAGCGCCGGATAGGATGTGA